The Thiorhodovibrio litoralis genome includes a window with the following:
- a CDS encoding sensor domain-containing protein — protein MWQSAIDGLIEAVLVVSPFALRIVAANEAAARLFGSAVQQLIGRPIIDLAATPEDVFFWEDVAAGRPQDLLSETLVRRADGAVVTVLRRVSQVRCREQATHYFVGMTDQSERQAVETELEKLVAELRATLESTADGILVTDLQGGIRSFNQRFAELWRLPEALLTERNDAGIYDWMARMVQDAATYTARILAINEDPLLEATDIIALSQERVLERVTLPQFARGNPIGRVYSFRDITQQLADEKRLKLAARVFDASLDAIFVTNPGLVIEAVNPVCAHSSGFGANELIGQPLNRILPLWRDQDSSNTVSRALAQEGYWQGENLLQRKDGKTLPCLVSIVRVPDSQGRPANYVSFAKDLSETVAARERIEQLAYNDALTGLPNRVRLSERIEFAISLARRDSSRFAVLFIDLDRFKQINDSLGHMFGDQVLIEVAQRITSCLRRVDTTARIGGDEFVLLLHQTDSYGAERTARRLLEVMARPFAIDGMEFSMGCSIGVAIYPEDGETLDDLIKNADSAMYHVKERGRGDFRFYRRQMNLDLLTRVKVEHALREALGQQRIHLAYQPQIDLRNGEVIGAEALLRWTDPVMGVVPPDQFIPIAEETGFIIPLGAWVLREAIRQGEHWNALGLKLTLSVNVSALQFHQAGFVESLMELLETSTLPPEQLELELTESILIQHADDTLLRLNALAELGIKLAIDDFGTGYSSLGYLKRFPIHRLKIDQSFVRDIPEDESDAAIATAVINLAHSLNLRVIAEGVENEGQRQFLRAAGCDECQGYLYAPAVTPAELERLVENWPETGGS, from the coding sequence ATGTGGCAAAGCGCGATCGATGGTCTGATCGAAGCCGTCCTGGTGGTCAGCCCGTTCGCGCTGCGGATTGTTGCTGCCAATGAGGCCGCTGCGCGCTTGTTCGGTAGTGCTGTCCAGCAGCTGATCGGGCGACCCATCATCGATCTGGCCGCGACGCCGGAAGACGTCTTTTTCTGGGAGGACGTGGCCGCCGGCCGACCCCAGGATCTGCTTTCGGAGACCTTGGTGCGGCGCGCGGATGGCGCTGTGGTGACAGTGCTGCGGCGCGTGAGTCAGGTACGCTGCCGCGAGCAGGCGACGCATTATTTTGTCGGCATGACCGATCAAAGCGAGCGTCAGGCCGTCGAGACCGAGCTCGAAAAGCTGGTCGCGGAACTGCGCGCAACGCTTGAGTCCACCGCCGACGGCATTCTGGTCACTGACCTTCAAGGCGGTATCCGCAGTTTCAACCAGCGCTTTGCCGAACTGTGGCGCCTGCCCGAGGCGTTGTTGACCGAGCGCAACGACGCCGGCATCTACGACTGGATGGCGCGCATGGTGCAGGACGCCGCGACCTATACCGCGCGCATCCTTGCCATCAACGAAGACCCGCTGCTTGAGGCGACCGACATCATCGCGCTGTCGCAGGAGCGCGTGCTTGAGCGCGTGACCTTGCCGCAGTTCGCGCGTGGCAATCCCATTGGCCGGGTGTACTCCTTCCGCGATATTACCCAGCAGTTGGCGGATGAGAAGCGGCTAAAGCTTGCCGCGCGGGTGTTTGATGCCAGCCTGGATGCCATTTTTGTCACCAACCCCGGCTTGGTGATCGAAGCGGTGAACCCGGTCTGTGCACATTCCAGCGGCTTCGGCGCGAACGAACTGATCGGACAGCCGCTGAACCGCATCCTGCCGTTGTGGCGCGATCAGGATTCCTCCAATACCGTCTCGCGCGCGCTCGCTCAAGAAGGATACTGGCAGGGAGAGAACCTACTGCAGCGCAAGGATGGCAAGACCCTTCCCTGTCTGGTGTCCATTGTGCGGGTACCGGACAGCCAGGGCAGGCCGGCGAATTACGTCAGCTTCGCGAAAGATTTGTCAGAAACAGTCGCCGCGCGCGAGCGCATTGAGCAACTGGCCTACAACGATGCGCTCACCGGTCTGCCCAACCGCGTGCGCCTGAGCGAGCGCATCGAGTTCGCCATCAGTCTCGCCCGCCGCGATAGCTCGCGCTTCGCGGTGCTTTTCATCGACCTCGACCGCTTCAAGCAGATCAACGACTCGCTCGGGCACATGTTTGGTGATCAGGTGCTGATCGAAGTCGCGCAGCGCATCACCAGCTGCCTGCGCCGGGTCGATACCACCGCGCGCATTGGTGGCGATGAATTCGTCCTGCTGTTGCATCAGACCGACAGCTATGGTGCAGAGCGCACCGCGCGGCGGCTGTTGGAAGTCATGGCACGGCCGTTCGCGATCGACGGCATGGAATTCTCCATGGGGTGCAGCATTGGCGTGGCAATCTACCCGGAGGACGGCGAAACCCTGGATGACCTGATCAAGAACGCCGACAGCGCCATGTACCACGTCAAAGAGCGCGGGCGCGGGGATTTCCGCTTCTACCGGCGGCAGATGAACCTTGATCTGCTCACTCGGGTGAAGGTCGAGCATGCGCTGCGCGAGGCGCTCGGTCAGCAGCGGATTCACCTGGCCTATCAGCCGCAGATTGATCTGCGCAACGGCGAGGTCATCGGTGCCGAGGCCCTGCTGCGCTGGACCGATCCGGTGATGGGGGTGGTCCCGCCCGATCAGTTCATCCCAATTGCCGAAGAAACCGGTTTCATCATCCCACTCGGGGCCTGGGTGCTGCGCGAGGCCATTCGCCAGGGCGAGCACTGGAACGCACTCGGACTCAAGCTGACCTTGTCCGTGAATGTGTCAGCGCTACAGTTCCATCAGGCTGGCTTCGTCGAGTCACTGATGGAACTGCTCGAGACCAGCACACTGCCGCCGGAACAACTCGAGCTTGAGCTTACCGAGTCGATTCTCATCCAGCATGCCGACGATACCCTGCTCAGACTCAACGCCCTCGCGGAGCTTGGCATCAAGCTCGCGATCGACGATTTCGGCACCGGCTACTCCAGCCTTGGCTATCTCAAGCGTTTTCCCATCCACCGGCTCAAGATCGACCAATCCTTCGTGCGCGATATTCCGGAGGATGAAAGCGATGCCGCCATCGCCACAGCCGTCATCAACCTAGCCCATTCACTCAACCTGCGGGTCATCGCCGAAGGCGTGGAGAACGAAGGCCAGCGCCAGTTCCTCCGCGCCGCCGGCTGCGACGAATGCCAGGGGTATCTGTACGCACCAGCCGTTACGCCAGCCGAGCTTGAGCGCCTAGTGGAGAACTGGCCAGAGACAGGGGGATCGTGA
- a CDS encoding HD-GYP domain-containing protein, with protein MSEQQAKFIEVDQLRVGMYVYLDLGWMGHPFALNNFKIISQSQIETIQGLGLKRLRWSPEHSELAEAAVQPAAAAEPAHDPERELLLAERASLARCDREFSQASRAYRDILKQAKDRPQEAKAQTEAMVGGLVENLLDQGESMIRLLSENAGESSSLHAVNVMVISLLLGQRLGLDAKALQCLGVGALLHDIGKMELPPRIRWRDEHLTPTERSLLQQHVEFGADLAARMQVGTQARAIIAQHHEYMDGSGYPKRLQGDALLYSARIVSLVNHYDALCNPANPVAAMTPHRALSLMFAQAREKFDPAILGVFVRMMGVYPPGSVVQLTDDRYALVVSVNAARPLKPRVIIYESRVPPEVALAVDLEDQPELGIRASIKPVQLPRNVFDYLSPRQRMCYFFERARQPEQGTKGA; from the coding sequence GTGAGCGAGCAACAGGCAAAATTCATCGAGGTTGATCAGTTGCGCGTCGGGATGTACGTCTATCTCGATCTCGGATGGATGGGCCATCCTTTCGCGCTGAACAACTTCAAAATTATCTCACAGAGCCAGATCGAGACTATTCAGGGCCTGGGGCTGAAGCGCCTGCGCTGGTCGCCGGAGCACAGTGAACTGGCCGAAGCCGCGGTGCAGCCGGCAGCGGCAGCGGAGCCGGCACATGATCCGGAACGAGAGTTGCTGCTTGCCGAGCGCGCCAGTCTGGCGCGCTGCGACCGGGAGTTCAGCCAGGCCTCGCGCGCCTATCGGGACATTCTCAAGCAGGCCAAAGACCGGCCTCAGGAGGCGAAAGCGCAAACCGAGGCCATGGTCGGTGGCCTGGTGGAGAATCTGCTCGATCAGGGTGAGTCGATGATTCGCCTGCTGTCGGAAAATGCCGGCGAGAGCTCGTCCCTGCATGCCGTCAATGTCATGGTGATCTCGTTGCTGCTCGGCCAGCGGCTTGGCCTCGATGCCAAGGCGCTGCAATGCCTGGGAGTCGGGGCGTTGCTGCACGATATCGGCAAGATGGAACTCCCGCCGCGCATTCGTTGGCGTGACGAGCACCTGACGCCGACCGAGCGCAGCCTGCTGCAGCAGCACGTTGAATTCGGCGCCGATCTGGCCGCGCGGATGCAAGTGGGCACGCAGGCACGCGCCATCATCGCCCAACATCACGAATACATGGATGGGAGCGGCTACCCCAAACGCCTGCAAGGTGACGCCTTGCTTTACTCTGCGCGCATCGTCAGTCTGGTGAATCATTACGATGCCTTGTGCAATCCGGCGAACCCGGTTGCGGCGATGACACCGCACCGGGCGCTGTCGTTGATGTTCGCGCAGGCGCGGGAGAAATTCGACCCGGCCATCCTGGGTGTTTTTGTTCGCATGATGGGCGTGTATCCGCCCGGGTCCGTGGTCCAGCTGACCGATGATCGCTATGCCCTGGTAGTGTCGGTCAATGCCGCCAGGCCGCTCAAGCCGAGGGTGATCATCTACGAGTCGCGGGTGCCGCCAGAAGTAGCGCTGGCGGTTGACCTCGAGGACCAGCCCGAGCTTGGCATTCGCGCTAGCATTAAGCCGGTGCAGTTGCCGCGAAATGTGTTTGATTATCTCTCTCCCCGCCAGCGCATGTGCTACTTTTTCGAGCGCGCGCGCCAGCCAGAACAAGGCACCAAGGGCGCATGA
- a CDS encoding cation:proton antiporter, whose product MNLFDVIAVLISLSAVFSWFNARFLKLPTAIGLMMMALALSLVLLLPLPLSEYIALDARALLASVDFNATLLHGMLSFLLFAGALHVDIHDLTQYRRSIATLATLGVFLATLIIGVSAYLVFLLLGFDIPFIYCLLFGALISPTDPIAVLGVLKSAGAPKSLETKITGESLFNDGVAVVLFMVLFEIAIGGQEMRARDVLALFAQEAVGGALFGLIVGQVAFEMLKRIDSYQVEVLVTLAVASGGYALAEHVHLSAPIAVVVAGLMIGNKGRSGAMSSKTREHMDSFWELVDESLNAVLFVLIGLEVLALTLSENFLIAGALLIPLVLLARAVSVGVPLGVYRGFRNLSAGTVTVLTWGGIRGGISVALALSFPPGATRDLIVTVTYIIVVFSIMVQGLTLAPVIRAFDQSTNREFGTPPPDDDTLSP is encoded by the coding sequence ATGAATCTTTTTGATGTTATCGCGGTACTGATTTCCCTGTCGGCGGTTTTCAGCTGGTTCAATGCGCGATTTTTGAAACTGCCAACCGCCATCGGTTTGATGATGATGGCACTGGCGCTATCGCTCGTTTTGCTGCTGCCGTTGCCACTGAGCGAATATATCGCGCTGGACGCGCGGGCACTCCTTGCAAGCGTGGATTTCAATGCAACCTTGTTGCATGGCATGCTGAGTTTTCTGCTTTTTGCCGGCGCGCTGCATGTTGATATCCACGACCTGACCCAATACCGCAGATCCATTGCCACCTTAGCCACGCTTGGCGTTTTTTTGGCCACCCTGATCATTGGCGTATCTGCTTATCTGGTCTTCCTGCTGCTCGGCTTCGACATCCCCTTCATCTACTGCCTCTTGTTCGGCGCGCTCATTTCTCCAACGGACCCGATCGCCGTGCTCGGCGTACTCAAAAGCGCTGGGGCACCGAAAAGCCTTGAGACCAAGATTACCGGGGAGTCCTTGTTCAACGACGGTGTCGCCGTCGTGCTTTTCATGGTGCTGTTCGAGATCGCCATCGGCGGCCAGGAGATGCGAGCGCGTGACGTCCTGGCACTCTTCGCCCAGGAGGCAGTCGGTGGCGCGCTCTTCGGCTTGATCGTCGGTCAAGTTGCGTTCGAAATGCTCAAGCGCATCGACAGTTACCAAGTAGAGGTTTTGGTGACACTCGCCGTCGCCAGTGGCGGCTATGCACTTGCCGAGCATGTCCATCTGTCCGCTCCCATCGCGGTCGTGGTGGCCGGACTGATGATCGGCAACAAAGGCCGCAGCGGGGCCATGTCGAGCAAGACACGAGAGCACATGGATTCGTTCTGGGAACTCGTGGATGAATCCCTGAACGCCGTCCTCTTCGTGCTCATCGGACTCGAGGTTTTGGCGCTGACGCTCAGCGAAAACTTCCTGATTGCTGGCGCCCTTTTGATTCCGCTGGTCTTATTGGCGCGGGCGGTCAGCGTGGGTGTTCCGCTTGGCGTTTACCGCGGTTTTCGCAACCTCTCGGCGGGCACCGTCACGGTGCTGACCTGGGGAGGAATTCGCGGCGGCATATCGGTTGCCCTGGCCCTATCCTTCCCCCCCGGAGCCACCCGCGACCTGATTGTCACAGTCACCTATATAATCGTGGTGTTCTCGATCATGGTGCAGGGACTGACTCTCGCCCCAGTGATTCGCGCATTCGATCAAAGTACAAACCGCGAGTTCGGTACGCCACCACCCGACGACGACACCTTGTCACCATAA
- a CDS encoding DUF2335 domain-containing protein: MSDAAKMPKTPARRRDNRRHAPQSQSGAIIQQHTEYRSSPFPPPAEVERFEAISPGFFDRLVAETERESAHRREVTAKLQRQDAREAFLGQLFGLIATIAAFGTVAWLAYLGHPGAAGTVGGTTIVGLVGAFVAGRKMR, encoded by the coding sequence ATGAGCGACGCGGCCAAGATGCCAAAAACACCAGCCAGACGTCGCGATAACCGCCGCCACGCACCACAATCGCAAAGTGGCGCGATAATTCAGCAGCACACAGAATACCGCTCAAGTCCCTTTCCACCGCCGGCCGAGGTCGAGCGGTTTGAAGCGATTTCCCCGGGCTTTTTTGATCGACTGGTGGCGGAAACCGAGCGGGAGTCAGCCCACCGGCGCGAGGTGACTGCGAAGCTACAGCGTCAAGACGCGCGCGAGGCATTCCTGGGGCAGTTGTTCGGGCTGATTGCCACCATTGCCGCTTTCGGAACGGTCGCTTGGCTTGCTTACCTTGGGCACCCTGGGGCGGCCGGCACCGTTGGTGGTACAACCATTGTTGGCCTTGTTGGCGCATTTGTCGCTGGCCGTAAGATGCGCTGA